Within the Gemmatimonadaceae bacterium genome, the region TGAAGGGATGAATCGTCAGCGCAGCAGCCACGGTCTTCATTTGCAATCCCGGCTGCTGACTGAGTCGCACAGCAGTCAGCTTGAACTCGTCGCTGTACTTCCGCACCGCTCGTGGCCCTGCTCGTGGCATGATTGACACTCCACGGTGGTTAGGTGGAAGTGTCTACAAAAGTGGTGCAAGAACCCTCTACGCTGGCATCCGCTGGTTTGGCGGATTCGAGGAAGCGTCTCGTTCGTCGATCCCGGAAGGGTCACTCCGCGATCAGGATGCGAGCGAACTGGCGCAAGCGAACTGGATGTACGAACTGGATGTAGGCTCGATTTTCCCCGGCAACGGCGGTATTATCGAATGTTCCGTCACATACCGGAGGACATTTGTGAGATATGCAGCGGTTGCAGCATTCGCGATGCTGATCACAGCATGCGAACGGCCGAACACATCGGCGACTGCCGGCGACACGATGAAAGCCGCAGACACGGGGACGATCGCCAGCACCGATGGTGCAACGCCCGCGGCCTCGAGCGACGAGGCCAAGATCGCCGAGGCGATGAGCGCCGCCCCGGATTTGATCTCGAAGACGGCGACGATCATGGACTGGCCCGCGACCGAAGGCGGACAGCCGCGGCAGCTACGGGCTGGGACGTCCGGCTGGGTGTGCTATCCCAGCTCGCCGAATCCGAAGGGCGCAGTTGGCCAGGATCCGATGTGCCTCGACCCGGTGTTCCAGGAGTGGGCCGGAGCGTGGATGTCGAAGACGCCGCCGAAGATCACCGGCGTCGGATTCGCCTACATGCTCAAGGGCGACCGCGGCGTAAGCAACACCGACCCGTTCGCAACTGACTCGACGGCAACCAACAACTGGGTACGCGCCACAGCGCACCTGATGGTCGTCGCGCCCGCGGCGACGCTCGCCTCGGTGAGCGCGACCCCGGGTGGAAGCCCATGGGTTATGTGGAAGGGAACGCCGTACGCGCACGTGATGATGCCGGTGAACTGAAGCACCGCTCTCACCACTTCAACACAGCGCTTCCCCAGAGAAAGCCGGATCCGAACGCGGTGATCGCCACCAGGTCACCGCGCCGGAGTCGGCCAGCCCTGACGCACTCGTCGAGCGCGATGGGAATCGTCGCCGCCGTCGTGTTTCCGAAGCGGTCGATGTTGTTGTAGACCTGATCGTCGCGCAGGCCGAGTTTGCGTTGGACCATCTCGGAGATCCTGAGGTTCGCCTGGTGTGGAATCAGCAGCGTGATATCCGAGACGCTCACTCCGGCTTTCGCCAGCGCGGCCTCGACTGATTCGGGCATGCGCACAATCGCGTGGCGGAATACTTCCCTGCCTTCCATGTGCGCGTACACCTTGTCGTCGAGGTGAGCCGCCTGGTTTCGCGGATGGTAGATCGCACCCGGTGAATCCACCCACAGCTTCTCGGCGAACGATCCGTCGGAGTGGAGGTCCCACGCCAGCACGCGCGATCCGTCGGGATCGTCGTCGGCTTCAACGAGGACCGCTCCCGCCCCGTCGGCGAAGATCACAGCCGTATCGCGCCCGCGGGTGGAGACGTCCATGCCGGTGCTCTGCACTTCCGCGCCAACGACGAGAATGCGCCGGTACATGCCGGCGCGAACGTAGGCGTCGGCAATCGACATCGAGTAGACGAAACCCGAGCACTGCGTCCGGATGTCGATCGCCGGAATCTCACCGACGCCGAGGTCGCGCTGCAGAAAGACTCCGTTGCCGGGAGCGAAGTGATCGGGCGAGACAGTGGCGTAGAGAATCAGTTCGACGTCGTTCGCGCTCAAACCAGCCGCCGCGATCGCCCGCTCTGCGGCAATTTTCGCCAGCGCGGTGCCGCTCTCACCCTCGACGATCCAGTGGCGCTGCCTGATTCCCGTGCGCTGGATTATCCACTCGTCGGAGGTGTCCATGATTCTTGCAAGATCGTCATTGGTGACGACCCGATCCGGCACTGCGTGCCCGGTTCCGACTATGCGACTCCCCGGCATGTCCTCAGCCTCCGCGCTGATGTCGCTGGTGGGACATGGGAATTTCAATGGCCCTCCGGGAACCATAAGGGCGTGTAGCGGCGGCCGGCAAGGACACCGAGGAACCTCTCCGGCCTCGGCGGGGGTCCCGGTTGGGGGAAAGGACGCTGGCTTGGTCCCGCCGCAGGAGGAAATCGTCCCGCCCGCCGCAACGCTGGCGACGGCCTACTGGTAGTTCTGCGCCAGCCTTCTTCCGTAGTAGAGTCCAACGCCGGTGCCGACCATGCCGAGGACAAATGACCCCATGAAGCCCCATGGCGTGCCGAGCCACCACCCGGCGTAGCTGCCGATCATCGTGCTGGCGAATGTGAAGAGCTTGCTCATACTGTCATGACTGTCAGGGCCGCTCGAGGTTACCGGGTAATCGAGCTCGGGGAAGTTCTTCCGAACGACGCGCACATCAGCCATACTCGGTGCGCGACCGCCGGATTACACTGTCGGCTATTCCGTACACACATCAGG harbors:
- a CDS encoding beta-ketoacyl-ACP synthase III gives rise to the protein MKFPCPTSDISAEAEDMPGSRIVGTGHAVPDRVVTNDDLARIMDTSDEWIIQRTGIRQRHWIVEGESGTALAKIAAERAIAAAGLSANDVELILYATVSPDHFAPGNGVFLQRDLGVGEIPAIDIRTQCSGFVYSMSIADAYVRAGMYRRILVVGAEVQSTGMDVSTRGRDTAVIFADGAGAVLVEADDDPDGSRVLAWDLHSDGSFAEKLWVDSPGAIYHPRNQAAHLDDKVYAHMEGREVFRHAIVRMPESVEAALAKAGVSVSDITLLIPHQANLRISEMVQRKLGLRDDQVYNNIDRFGNTTAATIPIALDECVRAGRLRRGDLVAITAFGSGFLWGSAVLKW